The following are encoded in a window of Rubellicoccus peritrichatus genomic DNA:
- the hemW gene encoding radical SAM family heme chaperone HemW gives MTLQEKVGSLGLYLHVPFCATTCDFCTFYQEAPQRQQIDQYLDALETEMRTVGTDEPIETVFFGGGTPGLLMGRDFEKIFTALHKHFRFDPSEISVELAPSTVRGDKLKVLRDLGVTRVSMGVQSFDPQTLVALGRQQSPKLVYEAYDSLRSAGFDNINIDLMFAYPGQTPAVWEADMREALRLDPEHISTYCLTFEEDTALWVKLNEGKLRRDIGVETELYRQTWDFLPDNGYAQYEVSNFSKPGFECQHNISTWQMGQWIGLGPSAASQYAGWRWSNPADLKEWQEAIQKRATADGAFTEHAVDVTELSPELLATDAVIFGLRMNDGIDLDAIKKRWPEAVGVIEEIGEILCRFDNEGLLKRSANVYRCTDEGRLRVDAIGGELISCSA, from the coding sequence ATGACTCTGCAAGAAAAAGTGGGCTCTCTGGGCCTTTACCTCCATGTTCCGTTCTGCGCGACCACGTGCGATTTTTGTACATTTTATCAGGAAGCGCCTCAAAGGCAGCAAATCGATCAATACCTGGATGCGCTGGAAACTGAGATGAGGACGGTTGGAACTGATGAACCAATCGAGACCGTTTTCTTTGGCGGGGGCACGCCAGGCCTGTTGATGGGACGTGATTTTGAGAAAATATTTACGGCGCTTCATAAGCATTTTCGTTTTGATCCAAGTGAGATCTCAGTCGAGCTGGCTCCCTCAACCGTGCGTGGTGATAAGTTAAAAGTACTTCGCGATCTTGGAGTAACCCGTGTCTCGATGGGGGTGCAAAGTTTTGATCCGCAAACTCTAGTGGCTTTGGGACGACAGCAGAGCCCAAAGCTTGTTTACGAGGCTTACGATTCGCTCCGCTCTGCTGGTTTTGACAACATCAATATTGACCTCATGTTCGCTTATCCCGGACAGACTCCAGCAGTTTGGGAGGCCGATATGCGGGAGGCCTTGCGTTTAGATCCCGAGCATATCTCCACTTACTGTCTGACTTTCGAGGAGGATACCGCACTCTGGGTCAAGTTGAACGAAGGCAAATTGCGGCGCGATATTGGTGTTGAGACTGAACTCTATCGCCAAACTTGGGATTTTCTTCCAGACAACGGATACGCCCAGTATGAAGTTTCCAATTTTTCAAAGCCAGGTTTTGAGTGTCAGCATAACATCAGCACCTGGCAGATGGGGCAATGGATTGGCCTCGGTCCTTCTGCAGCGAGTCAGTATGCGGGATGGCGTTGGTCAAATCCTGCCGATTTGAAGGAGTGGCAAGAGGCGATTCAAAAACGTGCAACGGCAGATGGAGCATTTACAGAGCATGCGGTTGATGTAACCGAACTCTCTCCCGAGCTGTTGGCTACGGATGCTGTCATCTTTGGCTTACGGATGAATGATGGTATCGACCTGGATGCCATTAAGAAGCGCTGGCCCGAAGCTGTCGGAGTTATTGAGGAAATAGGTGAGATATTGTGCCGCTTTGACAACGAGGGCTTACTGAAAAGATCTGCCAACGTCTACCGCTGCACTGACGAAGGGCGTTTGCGTGTCGATGCGATTGGGGGAGAATTGATTTCCTGTTCGGCCTAA
- the purH gene encoding bifunctional phosphoribosylaminoimidazolecarboxamide formyltransferase/IMP cyclohydrolase yields MASEKLALLSVSDKSGLADFAKTLVEKHGYKLLSTGGTAKLLRESGLEVTDVSEHTGFPEMMEGRIKTLHPMIHGGLLCRRDSEDHLAQATEHGIGLIDLVVVNLYPFEQTIANRDCTLEDAIENIDIGGPSMLRSAAKNHAAVTVVCDPVDYDRVLTAMDEGGDTLSELRKELAIKVYYRTSEYDGTIATYLEEKQSLDGALGMPSQIRVALPLGQKLRYGENPHQKAALYGRFHECFEQLQGKELSYNNIIDITAATYLIGEFEKPTVGILKHTNPCGVASELNLVTAWEQAFETDKQAPFGGIIVMNQTLDADLAEIISKIFCEVIIAPQFTEAAMAVFAKKKNLRLMIAKDYLRADELQEVKSVIGGVLMQDRDRYPVRPGDFKVVTKRQPTEQEWSAMMFGWKVVKHVKSNAIVYATADRTLGIGAGQMSRVDSSRIAVWKAGEAGLPLDGSIVASDAFFPFPDGLIAAAEAGATAAIQPGGSVKDEDVIAAADERDMAMVFTGKRHFRH; encoded by the coding sequence ATGGCATCTGAAAAGCTCGCCCTTCTTTCGGTTAGTGATAAAAGTGGTCTCGCGGATTTCGCGAAGACTCTCGTGGAAAAGCATGGCTACAAGCTGCTTTCAACCGGCGGTACCGCAAAGCTCCTGCGTGAGTCCGGGCTGGAGGTCACGGATGTCAGTGAGCATACGGGTTTCCCTGAAATGATGGAAGGGCGGATCAAGACGCTTCATCCAATGATTCATGGCGGATTGCTTTGCCGCCGTGACAGTGAAGATCATTTGGCGCAGGCCACGGAGCATGGGATTGGTCTGATCGATCTCGTCGTGGTGAACCTCTACCCGTTTGAGCAGACCATTGCCAACCGCGATTGCACCTTGGAGGACGCCATTGAAAACATTGATATCGGTGGTCCGTCGATGCTTCGCAGCGCTGCGAAGAACCATGCCGCTGTGACCGTGGTTTGCGATCCGGTAGACTATGACCGCGTCTTGACTGCGATGGACGAGGGCGGAGATACGCTTTCCGAATTACGTAAGGAGCTGGCCATCAAGGTCTACTACCGCACCAGCGAGTATGATGGCACGATTGCCACCTACCTTGAGGAAAAACAAAGCCTGGATGGTGCCCTTGGGATGCCTTCGCAGATTCGGGTTGCGCTTCCTCTGGGACAGAAGCTGCGCTACGGCGAGAACCCTCACCAGAAGGCTGCGCTTTACGGGCGTTTTCATGAGTGCTTTGAGCAATTGCAGGGCAAAGAGCTTTCCTACAACAATATCATCGATATTACCGCCGCGACTTATCTCATTGGTGAATTTGAAAAGCCGACAGTTGGCATTCTCAAGCACACCAATCCTTGTGGGGTCGCTTCCGAGCTGAATCTCGTAACGGCCTGGGAGCAGGCTTTCGAAACGGATAAGCAGGCGCCTTTCGGTGGAATCATCGTCATGAATCAGACGCTGGATGCGGATCTGGCAGAGATCATTTCGAAGATTTTCTGTGAAGTCATCATCGCACCACAATTTACCGAGGCGGCTATGGCTGTCTTTGCGAAGAAGAAAAATCTCCGTCTCATGATCGCCAAGGATTATCTGCGAGCAGATGAGCTTCAGGAGGTCAAGAGCGTCATCGGTGGTGTTCTGATGCAGGACCGTGATCGTTATCCAGTTCGCCCTGGGGATTTTAAAGTTGTGACCAAACGCCAACCAACCGAACAGGAATGGAGCGCCATGATGTTTGGCTGGAAAGTGGTCAAACATGTCAAATCCAACGCCATTGTTTACGCGACAGCCGACCGGACTCTGGGCATTGGAGCCGGACAAATGAGCCGGGTGGACTCTTCTCGCATTGCAGTCTGGAAAGCCGGCGAGGCAGGACTTCCTCTCGATGGCAGTATTGTGGCGAGTGATGCCTTTTTCCCATTCCCTGACGGTCTGATTGCCGCTGCTGAAGCAGGTGCCACTGCCGCGATTCAGCCAGGTGGATCCGTGAAGGACGAAGATGTCATTGCTGCTGCAGACGAACGCGACATGGCTATGGTCTTCACCGGTAAGCGTCACTTCCGCCATTAG
- a CDS encoding endonuclease/exonuclease/phosphatase family protein: MKYEFKVLIFCLLTTAFSLPSIHGETIRVASFNVRNYLNTDRWVEGRWRQDYPKPEEEKQALREIIRRVSPDVLAIQEMGGAEFLSEFQSDLKAEGLDYPFAELLKGPDEDRHLAIFSKVSPVRIKSHDQVLFRYFEEQIPIKRGIQEIVFETNNIRWSLFNVHLKSRWTDRKDDPESQKRRVGEAQAARDLIRTLHPPGEVDSRYIVAGDFNDAKDSSTVKRFLKVSDTKLTEMVPCYDSRGENWTFHYRRKDIYQRVDFILVSPLMESLVRGASGTIVDLLPESKVASDHRMLYIDLDFPD; encoded by the coding sequence ATGAAATATGAGTTTAAAGTCCTGATCTTCTGTCTTCTTACTACTGCCTTCTCACTTCCCTCAATCCATGGCGAAACGATTCGAGTGGCGTCGTTCAATGTGCGTAACTACCTGAACACGGATCGTTGGGTGGAAGGGCGCTGGCGTCAGGATTATCCCAAGCCTGAAGAGGAGAAGCAGGCCTTGCGGGAGATCATTCGACGTGTATCTCCAGATGTGCTTGCAATTCAGGAAATGGGTGGTGCTGAGTTTCTTAGTGAATTTCAGTCCGATCTCAAAGCTGAAGGGCTTGATTATCCTTTTGCTGAACTATTGAAGGGGCCGGATGAGGATCGGCATTTGGCTATATTTTCAAAAGTTTCTCCTGTCCGTATCAAGTCGCATGATCAGGTCCTTTTTCGTTACTTCGAAGAGCAGATCCCAATCAAGCGCGGGATTCAGGAAATTGTTTTTGAAACAAACAACATACGCTGGTCGCTTTTCAACGTTCATCTCAAAAGCCGCTGGACGGATCGTAAGGATGATCCTGAATCACAAAAGCGGAGGGTAGGAGAAGCTCAGGCCGCCCGTGACCTGATTCGCACGCTTCATCCGCCAGGTGAGGTCGATAGTCGTTACATCGTAGCAGGAGATTTTAACGATGCCAAAGATTCATCGACAGTGAAACGTTTTCTCAAGGTCAGCGACACGAAGCTGACTGAAATGGTACCTTGCTATGATTCCAGAGGGGAGAACTGGACGTTTCACTATCGGCGAAAAGATATCTATCAACGTGTCGATTTTATCCTGGTTTCTCCTTTGATGGAATCATTAGTAAGAGGTGCCAGCGGGACCATTGTGGATCTTCTACCGGAGTCAAAAGTAGCCAGCGACCACCGGATGCTCTATATCGACCTGGATTTCCCGGATTAG
- the fabD gene encoding ACP S-malonyltransferase, protein MSIGLIFSGQGAQAVGMGASLYENSAAAKARFDEANEILGWSLTELCFDGPEEKLTETRVCQPALYVHGCAAVEALKEQGKLPQISAAAGLSLGELTAHAIAGTYDFATGLQLVAERGRLMQEACDATEGAMASLIGGSVDAARELAKKHDVDLGNLNCPGQTVISGPKEGIAAAVADAKAAGFKMAVPLKVAGAYHSRLMQPAREAFQQFIEGFNFKTPDMPVLTNTTGDTISEPNGIKAALVSQITSPVLWESCFRSMMAMGVQSFYECGPGNTLAGLAKRIDKEVPVITKGEWENL, encoded by the coding sequence ATGTCAATCGGACTTATATTTTCTGGACAAGGCGCACAGGCTGTTGGCATGGGTGCGTCCCTTTATGAAAACTCGGCTGCGGCCAAGGCTAGATTTGATGAAGCGAATGAGATCCTAGGCTGGTCTCTGACCGAGTTATGTTTCGATGGCCCGGAGGAGAAACTTACTGAGACCCGGGTTTGCCAGCCGGCTCTTTATGTTCATGGTTGCGCTGCGGTTGAGGCATTGAAAGAGCAGGGGAAACTCCCTCAAATCAGTGCAGCAGCTGGACTCTCACTCGGAGAGCTAACTGCCCACGCGATTGCTGGCACCTATGATTTTGCCACTGGCTTGCAGCTGGTGGCCGAGCGTGGTCGTCTCATGCAGGAAGCCTGCGATGCGACAGAAGGTGCCATGGCAAGCCTTATCGGAGGTAGCGTGGATGCTGCCCGTGAACTGGCGAAAAAGCACGATGTCGATCTGGGCAACTTGAATTGCCCGGGGCAGACCGTGATTTCCGGTCCCAAGGAAGGCATTGCTGCTGCGGTTGCTGATGCTAAAGCCGCAGGGTTCAAGATGGCCGTTCCGCTCAAGGTTGCCGGTGCTTATCACAGTCGCCTGATGCAACCGGCTCGAGAAGCTTTCCAGCAATTCATTGAGGGTTTTAACTTTAAAACACCAGACATGCCGGTGTTAACCAACACAACCGGTGATACGATCAGTGAGCCAAATGGCATCAAAGCCGCACTTGTGTCGCAGATCACATCACCAGTGCTTTGGGAGAGTTGCTTCCGCAGCATGATGGCGATGGGTGTTCAGAGTTTCTATGAATGCGGTCCGGGCAATACCCTGGCTGGTTTGGCAAAGCGCATCGACAAGGAAGTGCCTGTTATTACCAAGGGTGAATGGGAGAATCTGTAG
- a CDS encoding GxxExxY protein, which translates to MNTDSKVRDPETYAIIGAAMTVHRELGHGFLENVYQEALETEFIALGIPYRREAEIAVIYRGEKLKASYRADFICFESIIVELKALTKLTSNEQAQILNYLKASSFQRGLLFNFGVPSLDYKRFILTQKNLCESLKSADS; encoded by the coding sequence ATGAACACAGATTCTAAGGTTAGAGATCCAGAAACTTATGCTATTATTGGTGCAGCTATGACTGTCCATCGTGAACTAGGCCATGGTTTCTTGGAGAATGTCTACCAAGAAGCTCTCGAAACAGAATTCATCGCTCTTGGGATTCCATATCGCCGTGAAGCGGAAATCGCAGTGATTTACAGAGGAGAAAAATTGAAAGCCAGTTATCGAGCAGACTTTATTTGCTTTGAGTCGATAATTGTCGAATTAAAGGCACTGACTAAACTAACTTCAAATGAGCAGGCACAGATATTAAATTATTTGAAAGCATCCAGTTTCCAAAGAGGATTACTTTTCAATTTCGGAGTGCCATCTCTTGATTATAAGAGATTCATACTCACTCAGAAAAATTTGTGTGAATCTTTAAAATCTGCGGATTCTTAG
- a CDS encoding IPT/TIG domain-containing protein, with product MNLKLFLKVSTAISTLMVVGCTPTITNITNERIPQNASGIYTVSMAVTNDNGAVIEDSYAPEVVINGGRFPMSASDLGPNIFDYDYIMPEGGSEAKYYFILNYDVDYNMPSPRQITSDIYAFVLTNRYVITMESQRGPVGSSIPVVGRGFSKYDRIMIGGIEAETKFASPQSINFIVPPLPSNDSYSVDLISGDVNIPIGYFHVDGSKIKVYPQTLELNSGEKAVLVFGIEFDAPAGGLPINVTTDKPECIIMPEVVIPAGARTVSIPVQGGISGSGILVASASGFNETTIALTVTGDIVQSAQAGAFGPQSGNDTMTEVEVTDESFNAVPADDGEDILIFEETDIIEVSE from the coding sequence ATGAATTTGAAGCTTTTCCTCAAGGTATCTACTGCCATCTCCACATTGATGGTCGTTGGCTGCACGCCGACTATCACCAATATCACGAATGAACGCATTCCGCAGAACGCGTCGGGCATCTACACCGTGAGCATGGCAGTCACCAATGACAATGGTGCGGTGATTGAGGACAGCTATGCACCGGAAGTGGTTATCAATGGTGGACGTTTCCCGATGAGCGCCAGCGATTTGGGGCCCAATATTTTTGATTACGATTATATCATGCCTGAAGGCGGCTCTGAGGCGAAATATTACTTCATCCTCAACTACGACGTTGATTACAACATGCCCAGCCCACGGCAAATCACCAGTGACATCTACGCCTTTGTGTTGACCAACCGTTATGTGATCACGATGGAGTCGCAACGCGGCCCTGTCGGATCATCCATCCCGGTCGTCGGTCGCGGATTCAGCAAATATGATAGAATCATGATTGGCGGGATTGAGGCCGAAACCAAATTCGCATCTCCTCAATCAATCAATTTTATCGTCCCACCACTTCCTTCCAATGACTCCTACTCTGTTGATCTGATCAGCGGCGATGTGAACATCCCAATCGGCTACTTTCACGTCGATGGCTCCAAGATCAAAGTTTACCCGCAAACCCTTGAGCTCAACAGCGGCGAAAAGGCCGTTTTGGTTTTTGGAATCGAATTTGACGCCCCGGCAGGCGGATTGCCAATCAATGTCACCACGGACAAGCCGGAGTGCATCATCATGCCGGAAGTAGTTATTCCAGCCGGAGCCCGTACGGTGAGCATCCCCGTCCAGGGAGGCATCAGCGGATCCGGCATTCTCGTTGCCAGTGCATCCGGCTTCAATGAAACTACAATTGCTCTAACCGTCACCGGTGACATCGTTCAATCTGCCCAAGCTGGTGCTTTCGGTCCTCAGTCCGGTAACGACACAATGACTGAAGTTGAAGTGACAGATGAATCCTTCAATGCGGTTCCCGCAGATGACGGTGAAGACATCCTCATCTTCGAGGAAACCGACATCATTGAAGTCAGCGAATGA